A region of the Arachis hypogaea cultivar Tifrunner chromosome 15, arahy.Tifrunner.gnm2.J5K5, whole genome shotgun sequence genome:
GAAACGGCACTAAAACAAAGAATAGCCCTGCGCTACAACACTAAAGTCCTCAGAAGGGATTTTGGGGAAAGAGACCTCATCCTGCGACGTAACGACGTCGGTTTACCGACCCCaggggaaggaaaactggcggcaaattgggaaggtccctacagaatcAGGGAAGTGCTCGGCAAAGGCGCCTACAAGCTAGAAAGACTCGACGGCAGAGAGATCCCGAGAACATGGAACACAGGCAACCTGAGGAGGTTCTATTCGTAGCTTGGTCGCCCCGACCAAGCAGCCTGATAAGCGAGATAGAGGTTTACTTTAATCAAATGTTAATTcccaattatttacttttatcaaATGCCTACTGTGCTCATGAACTTGTCTAGCTAACGCCTAATTCTTACTTGTCTAAATATTCCAACACGTACCCCGCGAAGATCGCACTCGTAAACAGccacccgggactgatcaccccgggaagcCAATGGAACCATAGCCATATCGAACGGCCGCGATAATAAGACCACAACGGTTTCAAAAATAAAACCACGACGACCCCAACGGGGTTACCAGTGCAAACGGCAAAACGGACATAAGCAATAAGTCCGCCCCGGAAAGAcggtaacaaaaataaaacaccaAGCAAGATAAACGATAGTAACGATAAGTCGACCAAGCGACCAGTTAAGCATAAAAGTTATAAAGTCACGACGAAATATTCAACAAATCCACACCAAATCAAAGTTACAAGAAATCACTTCCGAGGCATGTCAACAATCTTGCCGTCTTGGATCGTCTTGAAGACCCCGATAGCCGACGTGTCGAATTCAGGAGCCACAATCTTCACCTGGGCCTTCAGAGCATCCTCGGTCATAAAGATCGCATTCTTCCCTTGCTCCTTGGTCGCTTTGTGCTTTTTCTTGAGCTCTTTGACCTCGGCTTTAGTGGCTTTGGCCAACGAGATGGCCTGGTCACGCTCCTTCTCCAAGGACGCCACCCGACCCTGAGCAGCGTTCAGCTGGCTCTCTAGGGTCATCTCCCGTTCAGCTAAACAGGCCACCGTCTCGTCGGAAGCCTTCAATTTCTCCCCGGCAGATGTTGCTCTCTCTTCAGAGGCCTTGAGCTCCCCATCTCGGACAACTGACTCTGGAGCAGCTCGACTTGAACCTTAAAGTCGTTGTTCACCTTGCCTGAAGATTCGAGCTTCCGTCGGAGAGCCTGCATTCTCGACAAATCGAACTCAGCCTTTCGAGCTATCATGGCCCCCCGGAGCAGAGTCCGGTACATCCATCTCGCCTGCCCAGCCAGGTCGGTCCCGAGAAAATTCTCCTCCGTCCAAGGATCAGCTGGGAGTCAATGAAATTTGTAGCATCAAAATTTCTCTCCATGATGGTAAGAGTCCCTTCCGGGCTGGCAGATGCCTTCCGTTTCTTGGGGGTATGGCTAAGTTCCACATCATCATATTCTTGATGGGTAGGAGACGAGTGCCCAGCAGTGGCCATCTCTTCGGGAATGGGAAAAGCCTGCACCTCGGCTGGATCTTTTTCAGACATACCGGTGTCCTGGGGAGAGGGCACGGCCTGATCCTCTTTCTCCCCGGAAGGGCCCCCCGGTTCCCCGGCATCCTTCTCGTCAGCCTTCTCATCATCGCTATCCTCCAAGAAGGTCTTGACCAAATTTTCAAGCCCAGTTACCGAAGCAGACATCTCCACTACAACGGGAAACCAAACACATTAGTCGTGAAGTcgggaaaaacaaaataaacaacaaGCCATGCAAAAACACAAGGCAGAATAGCTCACAAATATAATTCATGGCCGACTCCCGTTCACCCATGAGGAGATAGGGGTTCACAGGGTTCTTCCCAAAAATAGCATACAACACATCGGCTATCCTTTTATTTACAGAGGACATCCCCTTGTAGGTCACCTTGATGAAAGAGTTAGACcccgccccgaaactccaataGGTCGGGATGAGGCGTTCCCCCTCTAACGATAACCAAAAGGGGTGGCGACCTTTAGCAGGGCGAACTTTGAAAAATTTGTCCTTGAACCCATGATAGGAGTCCTCGAACAGACCAAATATTCTCCGGCCCTGGGCAGACCGGAAAGACAAAAACCCTTTCCTCGCCTTCCCTTGTTTGGAGGGGTTGGTAAggttgaaaaagaaaaggaagacatCCACTGACGCCGGCAGCTCgagatattcacaaaccatctcgaaacagcggatagaagcccagctgttcggatggagTTGCGACGGCGACACGGATATCCGACTAAGGAGAGACATCTGGAAATCGGAGAACGGCAGTCGAACGCCGACCTGGGTGAACATGGCTTTAtaaaaccaaatccagtcggcgACCCGGGGAGAACGGAAATTAATCTCATACAAACGCTCGTTGGGCGCAGGGACGAAGGTCTCATAATTGGTCTCTTCATCTGTCCCCCCCGCAGAGATATCCGGCTTGCCGAAACTCCGTCAACTCCTCCAGATCCATCTGGTTCGGCGAATCCTTTATGTCTGAGGTCACCCAGGCGTAGGGGTCATAGTTCGCCGCGGAGGTGGAAGTCCGGGAGACgacgcgaggcatacctacagtgggggtaccactccattagtctatgaggtcgggagccCGGAAAACCCAAAAAACTAATCAAGCATGGCCAAAACTACACCTATCCCGAGAGCCACCTAAAAATCTACCCTAGAATGGTACCCCTCCCCTAACACGTCTACCTTGCAACATAGCCACTAATTCCAAGCAAGACAGCAAGAACAAACAAATACAAACAACAAGTACACAATAACAGAGCAGAAAAAAAGAGAAGTCCGAAGATTACCTGAATTTGTTTTGAAAGCTGGAAGGATGAAAGGAAGATGTTCGAGAAAACTGTAACAGCACTCTGGAATTTCCAAGGGAAGAGGAGAGAGATAGCaaagaaatggaagaaacacGCATAAAAGGAGGAAAAGGTGGAAGACAAACCATTTAAAACTGCCTCCCAAGAAGCGCGAAAGACTGGGGGCAAAATAGTCTTTGCGTACGGGGTTTcccaacccattatgagcattcaaTGCTCAGCACGGAGAACGAAGCGATGAACGGTTACCTTAGTAACCAAAAGACACGCGCACAGGGGGCACGTCCACCCCACAGGCGGCCGATCTGGCGACGACGTGTGAAGAAAGAAAAAACGCGCCACCAATAGTCCTCACGGCTACCACCggcgcgtgggggcactgttacggcctggtcCAAATCCTCCGCTGGCTTGAGCCGACCCGAGCtccacccgacccgaacggtcaGGGGTAGGGCGCTCCATCGccaacccggacacgcgtccgtGACAGCTCACTCATAGCTGTGAAGGAAACGTCTCGGGAATAGTGGGCCTACCTTcacagggcccacctctgacaatatataaggggaagatttactcttcccccgaggtacgtcataTATATCACATCATCCTTTCCGTCTGCGCATTTTACTGAcaagggcgtcggagtgtctttgcaggtggcaccccctttTTCACACGAAGTACTCGGAACCTCGCACACCCTGACCGGCAGTCCACGACCTGACGAGCCCCTACCATCTCCAAGGATTTTCGCCCGAACCGACCGgtaaccgacctaccgaacaGATATATAggactaatttatttattatgattaatcaCTTTCACTACGATGGAGACTGAAGTTAAGAAAATTTAAGTTAGTTGTACATTAAAAGATGGCATTTTTTAGAAACTTTCTAAATGATAATATCTCCTATGGCGTCATTGAAGATAAAGAATTAAAGACTATCCAAGAAGAGAATGTTGATAGAGTACTTAGATCAGTAGATAATGAGTGTGTGATGCAACTGTCcgatgaaaaaaaattgatatgaTCATGGAGGTACAATACCAGAGTGATGGTGAGTTTGATGggacaaattaaaatttgttatagtAGAACATTatggatattatatatattttggttgtttttagttataaatttttataattttttataaatatgtaaaattatgaaatattaaattttattaaatttatatattaaaattatatataaaatttttaataattttatttaatatttaattcaaTCGAACTAATAAATCATAAACCAATAATCTTACCAATTTGTTGTCGGATCCATTTCCGcaattttgataaaatatataaaacatcAACTAAAAGTGTCAACCACCGATATAACTACCATCGACTACGAGATCATGTCCGGTGACAAATTCGGAGTCACCGGACACGAGAAACAGCACGGCGTCGGCAACATGCTTCGGAGTCAAAACCATACCCCTCAACCTCGCGTTATGCGCATACAGCATTTGCATCTCCTCCGTCTCCAACCCAAACGACGCACAGGTCAGAGGCGTGGCCAGCGCGTTGGGTGAAACGCAGTTCACCCTAATGCCGTGCGCTGCGAGCTGTAGGCTTGCCGCGCGCACTAACCCGAGAACCGCGTGCTTTGACATGGTGTAGTCGACACGCCGGGGAGTACCGTGTGTGGCGGCCACGCTTCCCGTGCACACGATACTGCCTCTCACGCGCCCCTCCATCATGGCACGCGCCGCGTGTTTGACGCAGAGGGCCATGCCGCGAGCATTGACAGCGAAGAGGCGGTCGAATTGGGAGATGTCAAGGTCGAGGACCGTCTGGTCTGAAGGGCTTAAGATGCCAGCGTTGCTGAACATGATGTCCAGTTTTCCGTGAGAGTTGACTGTTGTGTTCACAAGGATTTTTACTTGATCCTCGTTTGCCACGTCACAGTGGACGTAGGTGCACCTGCGAATGTTTCCAAGGAAAAATATCATATAGAAACGGCCTAATCACTCAAATTGATCTTTGAAAAGTTTGAGAGAATCTtttgatatttaataaatattttagttaggagtcaaaaataaaaataaaaataaaaaatcaacatCATTCAACAAATAAACTAACTAAATTACTCAAACTTTTTTAAATTActcttttttttgtcattttttttttcttttaaatactcAAATTTTATTCATCCACTATCAGTATCACCAGTTAACCTTCGCTATCCACCACCTCTTATTTGTTGTcgataactttaaattttaaattagttttactttattttaccttcaaatattttttaattaattatttttatattgttttaaattttagatgtttatatttaatattcaatttacatatttattagtttaaaaactACTGACTCCTaaggctttttatttaaaaaataaatattatcctTTAAAAATGTTCGAGGATGTCACTCTTATTGAAGAGACAATTAATCCTTTCATCGatttcaatcaaatttttttacacgtattttagataaataaatttctaataaattttattataagataattGGTGTAAAAAaaacactttaaaaaaaattagatctcTTTTAAAATGATAGAGAGACTAATATGTCAAAAGGAAGTATCTTTTAAggacttataaaaaataaaagtttattaGACTAAAATGTTCAATCTAAAATTCTCTAAAATCAATTTGGGTGTTGTTGGTACTAAAATTGAATTTTCTCAACAAAAGGCATTTCGACTACAAATTGTGTCGGTctgaaaaaattagttaaaattacCAATAGATGCAGATACAATAAGTCGAAGTCGAAATAAAGATGGTACATAGCATCAAAGTCGAAGATTTTCAACACTtgaaaaaaagattgaaaaacagtTATTGTTTTCCTTGAATATTGATAAACTCCATTTTGTTGttataaattgtattaaaaagTATGGAGTTTATTAACTAAATCACACAATTTTAGCTTAATTTGTGGAGTTTTTCAATTATTGCTTCCAATGAACTCATGAgtgaaaaatatactttttatgcTCTTAATCattgatttcttaattttttttatgccatttgatgtcgtgatcaATTTTATTTAAGTGTTTTAGAGTTAAGACACTTTAGTGGCTTCAAGGGATCGAAAAGAACGGAGAAAAAAAGTAAATTCGGAAAGCAATTTGGAGTGGAAGTTGCTGAAGTCTCGCGTGGGTGAGCTTATGTCGCCGTGCGCGTTCTTCGTGTAGGCGAGCTTCTGTCGCGCATGCGAGTTATCCGCGAGAGCACATTTCCTTCATGTGCGCAAGATTCTCGCGTGCGCGAGATTCTTGTGAGCGCGAGACTTTTCCGCGTGAGCGAAATACCTCCACGTGCTTGGATTAATAAAACACGTGCTTCCTCACTTTGGACTTCCAAAAGGCCCTAAATTGCCATATTCTAAAGCATTTTGAGTGCTAAGATGATGAAGGGAGGGAACACACTCGTACACTTACATTTTACACATTATTTTTTTAGCCTTTAGGGAgattctagagagaaaaactcAAACTTCTCTCTAGAATCCCTAGAATTCAACTTAATTTTCttgttagttttagattttagtcttgtttaattttagttttaatcttgttTTCTTATTCTTGCATTATAATTCTATTAGACTTTAATGTTagtttgctttcttccattttgtTATTTGATGAACTTGTGAATTCTTGAGTTTCATTAATGAAGTTGATGTTTTAAGTTTTATATTTGCTTGTTTAAGTTGTTGATGTCGCTTTCTTGAATTTGGTAGTTGTAGGTTTTATTATTGTTGCAATGTATAATGTTTTACTTTTATACAttttaagtgtttgataaaatgcttgaactagttatggagtagaattttcaaCTCTTGGCTTTAGTTAGtaacttgggtgaccttgagttactaatgtccaagttgattgataatttagagatttaattattcttgtttttattgatgctaatcttttcctaatttaattaGTATGTTGATTAAGACTTATTGATTATGATTAATTAAACCCGGTTGATTTTTCTCGTCGTTTAGAGGTTGACGATTGGTTTTGGTCtttgtaattatcatgttgtggttagtgaccaAGACagtgatccttaaccatcaacccttgccaagatctttCTTAGTTAATTTCCTTAATTGTCTTAGTTTAAATACCTttgatatttagttattatttgcttctttaattttatttcattaacTTCTTGTTTATTGCAATCAAAACCCTCGatttctcatagccaataattgagcactcgattgcaatctctagggagaacgacccgggatttaaaacttccggtaattgatttgaattgtgacaatttTCTAAACTTTGTAGGGTTATTTGCCAGTTTAGAACTATGCTTATAACAAAATTCGAGTTTTATAACTTGTGAATTTCTAAATCAGTGTTTAGccatgcatcaagtttttggcgccattgccgaggaGTTGCAGCGTGTGTCATATTATTGActgttgtgaatatgtgaatagtgtgaatagcttgctttttgtttgttttcttgttttgctaatAGTTGGGAGTTTGTTTTTCTTTGCTCTTTGTTAttccatgtttttattttctctctttcttatgaattctcatccttttgatTTTAGGTATGGTTGTGGAAATACTATAGGTAATGGCAATTTCAATGACAGTTTGCACCAAGGAAGAAACTATCAATGGAGGGAGGAGGCTTACACTCAAAGACAATCCTCATGTCAACCCCCTCCGTCGTGCTACTATGATCTCAATTCATCCTATGGTGTATAACCACCCAATAGATTTGGTGGTCCTTGCAATAGTTATGAACCTCAATGACCATATTCATATGATCACCATCTTCAACATTGTCCTTAACCAcaatactcacaagcctcatttTACCATTAAACACCTCCATATCATTCTAATCTATATTCACCATACCACCAACCTTATGTGCCTCAAGAACACCCATATGAGTCATATGAatcatacttagaaccaccaccattccaacaccaatactctcaaACTCCCCTTGACTAATTACCTCCATATACACAACCTCAACACTTTCAcccttatgaaccacctcccataTATGAAAACTTTCTCCCAAATGATGAATCCTTCTTTCCACTACAACCCTCCATGGATGATACTCTTTGCTCCTTTCTTCAAGAGCAAAGGGAGACGAGAAAGAAAAAATAGGAATCAATCAAGCGACATAATCATTGTTGTCAAACTCtcgagttaactcgtaaactcgtatGAGTTTAGGtagtggaatcaagttaattcagaCACAAATTCATTTCTGGATAGACTCAGGTAGACTCGAGTAAACTCGCATAAACTcggtcaaactcgcgagtttatGGGCGAGTCAGCGAGTTTGTTTTGTTTGGCCTTTTTTGCAAAAATGGAGCCGTTTTGGGcccaaaaaagaggaaaaaagggAGCAACGTATGAACGTAACCCTAAACAGCTAAATCCCTCACTTTGCTTGCCACACTCATTCAATCACTCTGTTCTCCAAGCCCTTTTCGCGTTTTATGTTGAACTAGATGCATACTTGTGAAGGATTTGAATGTATGTTCTAGAGTACTTGTTATAATTGTAgtattatgttaatttattatgtttttttatgtTGAAATTGTTGAGTTTGAATGGCTATATTTGAGTAAACATATATATTATAcacgatatatatattttttgcaaaaaaattataataggtaAACTCATACGAGTCTACGAGTCGAGTCTAAGTCAGCTCCACGAGTTTACctagactcgcgagtttgacaaccttgGACATAATGCTATCATGGCTACCTTAGTCGAAGCTTCAACCCGATTGACCTCAATACGCTCTTGCAATAATCCAAGCACTTCCACGGATGAATATGGAGAATCAACCTAAGAACTTAGTATAGAAGAGAGCTTGGAgcaccaaataaaggaagaggaGTTGATGGATGAACCGCAACATGTGAAGGATGTTGAAGAGGAGAGATTGGAGGATTCATTTCAAAAAGGTGAGAATGTTGAGTGCATTGAACTCGACAGAGTGGTTGAAAGTTTAGGAGAGGTTAAGCAAAAGATGAATTCCATTATTGAGGATGATTCTGCACCGAGCAATGATCTCAATGAGTTTGTTAAACCTTCTTCCGTGagatttgaaattgatgttgaggaggactGTACACAACCTCCAAAATATATTTTGGGCAATGAAGATTATTTGAAAGAAGTTGGTGAACAAGAGATGGAatttgaagaagcttgccaagaggtggaggttgTTAAAGAAGAGTCAAAGGGAAAGGGAACAACCATAGCACATCTATTAGATATCTCCCTTGCTAAGTCACCACCATCCATATTACAAGTTAAGTGGGTAATCATCTCATCCTTTAACTTCcttggcccatatcaatatgcTTTGTTAGAAACGGGTGGTCAACTTAGAATTTTTCTTGGGGTGCTAAGCAAGAGGAAATTGGATATTGGTTGGCCACTAGAATCAAGGTTCATGATGGAAGAAAACTCAAACTTTGGAGTCCAAAGGTGGAGTGAAGCTCAATTCGATGGATTTAGGATGAGGATTATGCGTTTTAAGGAGAATTCAAGAATTGTGTCACCTGAACGGAAACATGAAGATCAATAAGAAAGCGagtggacatacaaagtttgggACCTCAGAATACACTTCAACAATCAATAATTTTGGGGTCTTACTACTTGTTTGGGATATTTTGAAAGCTTGGTGGCACAATTTGGGATCCCGAAGaccattggaagtccaagcattggagGGATTCAAGGAGGAATTCAaccataagccaccttgacatgAACCTCATTaaccatccaacttaaggacgataattaaaagtgctaggtgggagacaccaaCCATAGTAAAACCTTTTTAAACAACTACAACAGAAAAGGCTTGTGGCCACACTTTTTtcttgctacgctttaaaagcgtggccaacaAGAGTTAATgaccacgcttttatgagggagGCGATTGATTAGATATTTGGCCACGTTTTTTGTTGCTACACTTTAAAAGCATGGAGAAAAGAGTCAATGACCACGCTTTTATTAGGGTGATAATTgaatagagatttggccacgctttttttgccacgcttcaaaagcgggGCCATAGAAAAAGCAAGCACACTTTTCAAGAATGAAGACATGATTTCATTATAGTGACGTTTTAAAAGCCTGGCTATTTCTTGTAACTTTTTCGCACGCTATAAAAGTGTGGCAAAAAagttccaaaaaaattttaattttttgtgtctGAGAGTGACAATGTTGTAACAAAACCCTTGTTCCCCATTCCCTAAGCCTAATTCACACAGCAGCGCCTTCCTCTCTTCCTCATTTTCTTCATTCGAGCACTCTTCCTCCATCTTTCTCACACAGACACGGAGGACGACAGCAGTGGTGGTAGGTTTATCGTCGCTCTGATGGCGCCTTCGCGAGTCCTGGCTACAGCGCTATTCTGTTCCTCTTCCTTCTCCATCCTTTTCATGCAGGAGCAGTGGTCGTTCTTCGTTGGCACTCTCACACTCGCTCCCAATAACACTCGTAGGTCAACCTCTCTCACAACCCCTCCGTCGGTGCTCCCTCCGCCGGTGCTCCCTCCGAGTGCTCCCTGTGTCGGCACTCCTTCAGTGTCCCTCCATGGCTCAACACCCGTCACATTGCCGTCTCCATCTCTGAAGTCATCGCGCCACTGTCTCCCTCTCCCTCACTTGTCACACCTCCGTTTCCCTCTCTCAACCCTCTTCCTCTCCATCCGTCAATGCCAACTGTCAGCCACGTTCAGCGTTCGCAGTGTCGTGGTAAATTATTTGGTCAAATTTTTTCTTGATctgattatttgtttttgaatttgattttttgttttgattttcttggttcttcattGTCTCTGATTTTTCTAAACTGTTTTTGGTTCTATTTTGATTTGGTTTAGGTTTTTTTCTCTAAACTTCTGGATATTTGGTTTTCGCATTAAACATTATttctctattaatattatttgtgTTGGAAGAGAATGTTTATTGAATAATTGGCTTGTTAATATATATTTCCAGTACTTCTATTTGGTTTTCAATGATTCCTAAGATTTTCATATGTAGCTACTAATTGAAAAATTGTATTAATTGTTCTCATGTATTCCTGAATACAACTCCGACTATATTACagttgcggtacatagccggtcccaagcccggataaaagaggagggttgtgttaggtcttcgacaaccaacataaaaatatagtcgaaTCCCTCTGACATGAATcgaagacattattgcgctaaagctaggtcgttgcctGGAAGCAACGTGCTGTATCGCTCGAGTACGAtgtcaaatgagcaagagccgctgcatcgatgcccagatgtagtgttaaatgagcaagggttcttgCATTTTcatgaacggacgagggtaaataagctagttcacaaagtaaaaggtaaatgtcggagcgacagaaggttgagatttggtaCATGGAATATAGGCACTCTAATAggagtccatggaggtggtggacaccatcaCAAGGagaaagattaacattatgtgcctacaagaaacaaaatgggttagtgtgaaggctagggagttggatacttctggtttcaaactttggtatacaggaaaggtgaagaatatgAATGGGGTTGGAattattgtggataagcagtggaagaaggacgtagtggatgtcaagagggtgggagatcggatcatctctatcaaacttgtggtggaggaaggtgctttccatgtgattagtgCCTATACACCATAAGTGGGTtcagacgaacaacacaagataaggttttgggaggatctagagagtttgatTCAAGACATACCTTcaggagataagattttcttaggaggagatttaaatggccatgttgggagagaagtgactgggtatgggagtattcacggaggccatggtttcgagGTGATCAATGCTGAGgttaaaactattttggacttttcctcaacctttgatct
Encoded here:
- the LOC112747143 gene encoding (-)-isopiperitenol/(-)-carveol dehydrogenase, mitochondrial codes for the protein MPETANSVGSSGHKLAGKVAIVTGGASGIGEATARLFVEQGASMVVIADIQDDLGNQVAASIGFHRCTYVHCDVANEDQVKILVNTTVNSHGKLDIMFSNAGILSPSDQTVLDLDISQFDRLFAVNARGMALCVKHAARAMMEGRVRGSIVCTGSVAATHGTPRRVDYTMSKHAVLGLVRAASLQLAAHGIRVNCVSPNALATPLTCASFGLETEEMQMLYAHNARLRGMVLTPKHVADAVLFLVSGDSEFVTGHDLVVDGSYIGG